One genomic segment of Pseudomonadota bacterium includes these proteins:
- a CDS encoding DUF2238 domain-containing protein gives MSRKSYLWLLGGVYLVWWILMAIKPLDFSDWLLENFLVVLGIGLLVWSYKSFPLSRVSYTCIFVFMMLHALGAHYTYAKVPYQEWFPVLAGGRNHFDRLVHFAYGLLLAYPIREMFLRIGNVRGFWGYFLPLDLTMSTSMLYELIEWAAAEYFGGELGMAYLGTQGDVWDAHKDMALASLGALIAMVVTALVNRRLQRDFAQEWAESIRVKRRKPLGEP, from the coding sequence ATGTCGCGCAAGAGTTATCTGTGGTTGTTAGGTGGCGTCTACCTGGTCTGGTGGATCCTGATGGCGATCAAGCCGCTGGATTTCAGCGACTGGCTGCTAGAGAACTTTCTGGTGGTGCTCGGCATAGGGCTGCTGGTGTGGTCGTACAAATCGTTTCCGCTGTCGCGCGTGTCGTACACCTGCATCTTCGTCTTCATGATGCTGCACGCGCTCGGCGCGCACTACACGTATGCAAAGGTGCCGTACCAGGAATGGTTTCCGGTCCTTGCGGGCGGGCGCAACCACTTCGACCGGCTGGTGCATTTCGCCTATGGACTGCTGCTGGCATACCCGATCCGCGAGATGTTCCTGCGCATCGGCAACGTGCGCGGCTTCTGGGGTTATTTCCTGCCGCTCGATCTCACGATGTCGACGTCGATGTTGTACGAGCTGATCGAATGGGCCGCGGCGGAGTACTTCGGTGGCGAGCTCGGCATGGCCTATCTCGGCACGCAGGGCGATGTGTGGGACGCACACAAGGACATGGCGCTGGCGTCGCTCGGCGCGTTGATCGCGATGGTCGTCACCGCGCTGGTGAACCGGCGCCTGCAGCGCGACTTCGCGCAGGAATGGGCCGAGAGCATCCGCGTGAAGCGCAGGAAACCGCTGGGCGAACCGTGA
- a CDS encoding AAA family ATPase — MSIYKLPAERESRAAATASLSVTLQEDMYNLGDAIVRARAAQGCEFDLRQLPVHRRLRWSVRRKLTDFFDDLALDAAFVAHRAREGVVLLAAPGVFVHAQGHSKGSYSSCWFSLWAESRVRAEEVIAQLETIAAETRMHDETFTLDWQFTNSGGELRSASFQELADPLLLDEAYPSLGMPAQQFIARYLDASECVLILLGPPGTGKTRLVRAILSEVSRRKGENAEVMYTADKRALQSDEIFVEFITGSHDAFVIEDTDHLLKARTSGNEEMHRFLAIADGVARSQGRKIIFTTNLPNVTDIDDALVRPGRCFAVQNLRSLAADEALRLAGKICANDAVKATRAAEVLRAMDARCYSVAQVYRACI; from the coding sequence ATGTCGATCTACAAACTGCCGGCGGAGCGCGAAAGCCGCGCCGCGGCCACTGCGAGCCTCAGCGTCACGCTGCAGGAAGACATGTACAACCTGGGCGACGCCATCGTGCGGGCGCGCGCCGCGCAGGGCTGCGAGTTCGACTTGCGGCAACTGCCGGTGCATCGTCGGCTGCGCTGGTCCGTGCGCCGGAAACTCACGGATTTCTTCGACGATCTCGCGCTCGATGCCGCGTTCGTTGCGCATCGCGCGCGCGAAGGTGTCGTGCTGCTCGCCGCGCCCGGCGTGTTCGTCCACGCGCAGGGACACAGCAAGGGCAGCTACAGCTCGTGCTGGTTCTCGCTGTGGGCCGAAAGCCGTGTGCGAGCCGAGGAGGTGATCGCGCAGCTCGAGACGATCGCCGCGGAAACCCGCATGCACGACGAGACCTTCACGCTCGACTGGCAATTCACCAACAGCGGCGGCGAACTGCGCAGCGCGTCGTTCCAGGAGCTGGCCGATCCGCTGCTGCTCGACGAAGCCTATCCATCGCTCGGAATGCCGGCGCAGCAGTTCATCGCCAGATACCTCGATGCGTCGGAGTGTGTGTTGATCCTGTTAGGCCCGCCGGGCACGGGAAAGACACGCCTGGTGCGCGCAATCCTTTCGGAAGTCTCGCGCCGCAAGGGCGAGAACGCCGAAGTCATGTACACCGCGGACAAGCGCGCGTTGCAGAGCGACGAGATCTTCGTCGAATTCATCACCGGATCGCACGACGCGTTCGTGATCGAAGACACCGATCATCTGCTCAAGGCGCGCACCAGCGGCAACGAGGAGATGCACCGGTTCCTCGCGATCGCCGATGGAGTGGCGCGTTCGCAGGGCCGCAAGATCATCTTCACGACGAACCTGCCGAACGTCACGGACATCGACGACGCGCTGGTTCGCCCGGGGCGTTGTTTCGCGGTGCAGAACCTGCGCAGCCTCGCCGCGGATGAAGCGCTGCGGCTGGCCGGGAAAATCTGTGCAAATGACGCGGTGAAGGCGACGCGAGCGGCGGAGGTACTGCGTGCGATGGATGCGCGTTGTTATTCGGTCGCGCAGGTGTATCGCGCCTGCATCTGA
- a CDS encoding alanine/glycine:cation symporter family protein: protein MNLDETINAWLAPVADWFGKVVFFSIPVHGAPLPLILVWLIMGGIVCTLAFRFVNLRGFKHSLQVIRGDYSDKSHPGEATPFQALSTAVSGTVGLGAIGGVAVAVTLGGPGAAFWMVVAGFLGMSTKFAEVTLSVKYRKVRPDGTVSGGAMYYVPVALERRGMPRLGKFLAGFFCVAAVGGSLTIFQVNQAYAQFHAVTGFDHGFVFGLVIAVWIGIVLFGGVQRIVKWTDKLSPFMCLLYVVAALVVLGANYSRVPDALVSIVRGAFDADAVTGGIVGALIQGFRRAFFANEAGLGSAPMAHATVRTNEPMSQGFAALMEPFLDTVIICLLTALVVVVTGVNETSSSEGIALTSDAFATVVPWFPIVLAVVAILFALSTVLSWGYYGEQAWTWLFSERYSSRVAYRLFLCSVLSVAGTLKLSQIVNIVDSLNFSMAIPNLIAVYLLIPELRADLASYWQRVVLKRSVGKT from the coding sequence ATGAATCTCGACGAAACCATAAACGCATGGTTGGCGCCGGTCGCCGACTGGTTCGGAAAAGTGGTCTTCTTCTCGATCCCCGTGCACGGCGCGCCGCTGCCGTTGATTCTCGTCTGGCTGATCATGGGCGGCATCGTCTGCACGCTGGCATTCCGCTTCGTGAATCTGCGCGGCTTCAAACACTCGTTGCAGGTCATTCGCGGCGACTACTCGGATAAATCGCATCCGGGCGAGGCGACGCCATTCCAGGCCTTGAGCACGGCAGTGTCTGGAACGGTCGGACTCGGCGCCATCGGCGGCGTGGCAGTCGCGGTCACGCTGGGTGGCCCGGGCGCCGCATTCTGGATGGTGGTCGCGGGATTCCTCGGCATGAGCACCAAGTTCGCCGAGGTCACGCTCTCGGTGAAATACCGCAAGGTGCGGCCCGACGGCACGGTATCGGGCGGCGCGATGTACTACGTCCCCGTGGCGCTCGAACGCCGCGGCATGCCGCGGCTGGGCAAATTTCTCGCGGGCTTTTTCTGCGTGGCGGCGGTGGGCGGTTCGCTCACCATCTTCCAGGTCAACCAGGCGTACGCGCAGTTTCACGCGGTCACGGGTTTCGACCACGGCTTCGTGTTCGGCCTGGTCATCGCGGTGTGGATCGGCATCGTCCTGTTCGGCGGCGTGCAGCGCATCGTCAAATGGACCGACAAACTATCGCCGTTCATGTGCCTGCTCTATGTGGTCGCGGCGCTGGTGGTGTTAGGCGCGAACTACTCGCGTGTTCCCGACGCGCTGGTGAGCATCGTGCGCGGCGCGTTCGATGCGGACGCGGTGACGGGCGGTATCGTCGGCGCGTTGATCCAGGGATTTCGCCGCGCGTTCTTCGCTAACGAGGCGGGGCTCGGCTCCGCGCCGATGGCGCACGCGACGGTGCGCACCAACGAGCCCATGTCGCAGGGCTTCGCCGCGTTGATGGAGCCGTTCCTCGACACGGTCATCATCTGCCTGCTGACGGCGCTGGTGGTCGTCGTGACCGGCGTGAACGAAACCAGCTCGAGTGAAGGCATCGCGTTGACGTCGGATGCCTTCGCCACCGTGGTCCCGTGGTTTCCGATCGTGCTGGCGGTGGTCGCGATCCTGTTTGCGCTGTCCACGGTGTTGTCGTGGGGCTACTACGGCGAACAGGCCTGGACGTGGCTGTTCTCCGAACGCTACTCCAGCCGTGTGGCATACCGGCTGTTCCTGTGCTCGGTGCTGTCGGTCGCGGGTACGCTCAAGCTCAGCCAGATCGTCAACATCGTCGATTCGCTGAATTTCAGCATGGCGATCCCGAACCTGATCGCGGTCTATCTATTGATACCGGAGCTGCGCGCGGACCTGGCCAGCTACTGGCAGCGCGTCGTGCTCAAGCGCTCCGTGGGGAAAACCTAG
- a CDS encoding DUF3857 domain-containing protein has product MPTPLRRLVPGLAALLLCTAAHAAEIWDAPSFTTPARELQQSAASIKRERAVDIVVMLDERIFILDEQHRLTRTNRMIYRVDSPDGVERWAASSAHWQPWHQARPTIRARVITRDGGEHQLDQKLLQDAGTRDPAVNQVYDDDHVLEGPLPAVEIGSVVEEEITVRDEQPFFAAGSAYREFVGRPVPVMHTRVIIDAPESLPLKRMTRLLPNAQVKETRAAGRVRWVLEQGALDEMSEVASNLPSDTPSWPSVEFSSGASWQAVAANYRQMTEGRIRSEDAKPLLAGLRVPPRLGAANGSAGATIGSGFADSLPHSPTREYIGKVVERLHREVRYTGVEFGAARLIPEYPSETLRRRFGDCKDKSTLLVAALRASGIEAYLALLAAGDDQDISPDLPGMGMFDHAIVYVPGVEDLWIDATAEYSRVGTLPPPDADRLALVIREGTTGLIRTPAMRSLDNRQIETRDFFLAEYGPSRVIETTETHGTIEGEYRGWYAGPDTKARLDDLKTYAHDAYRAKALLNYEHTASTDFSKPYSMSIEMKDAPIGFTDLETAAVGINVANIAARLPEYFDSRLAKDDEEDRTRTADVVFEPFVTEWRYRIQPPAGFQARRLPSNNIVKLGPAELISEFNVTADGAVHASWRFDTIKSRYTLGETAALLKALRELTAAETLLIAFDQVGVALRADGDFKGALQANDALVAKYPRKAVHHLRSASALLDAGLGARAQREALAATKLEPKSALAWKQLGWALQHDVVGRRFGAGYDRAGAIAAYRKARVLEPLNADIAADLAVLLEHDAGGVRYSPSANMNEAIAEYQARRKMLSEDDAKSDEFANNLFYALLYAKRYEELREALRKQPANAAQRALLITSVAAEQGGPAAIELARALVSGETDRRNALASAGSILMRLREYSSAADLIEASTRGQTTTAANTQRIAMLRKTQRFDGASIQPVDPRGVVLRSFVELLTADGSEAGFRKLLSKRAQAANAEDFRRAQRSLINALTRQELPFEVGADLLFGNVRVNVDGDDALGYRVQLRAAGESQGFYVVQEGGAYRILTVAPMAGPLGVMALERIDANDFGGARRWLDWARMELRAANSEDPLEGPAFARAWTVGAEADIAAARAAAAMLLADCAMGERALPLLLVARAGAVESTDKLSLDLALAKVYLELGQWPQLQEVATRLVKAVPASALAFRYQQWAGIQLRQWDAVEVASRERLARLPDDSIAREMLVHRAEARGAFGEIPAIMQPLLDSGRASAADYNQYAWSALLAQPVPEQAVEAARMAYDESQGRSFAIAHTLACVYAASGKPREARDLLLKGMEQLGIDKPDDSAWYGFGLVAEAYGDAGSARSYYAHVQKPTKGVIQASSVYALTQARLAALR; this is encoded by the coding sequence ATGCCCACGCCGCTTCGCCGCCTGGTTCCAGGCCTCGCCGCCCTGCTCCTGTGCACCGCCGCGCACGCCGCGGAGATCTGGGACGCTCCTTCGTTCACCACGCCCGCGCGCGAGTTGCAGCAGAGCGCCGCCAGCATCAAACGCGAACGCGCCGTCGACATCGTCGTGATGCTCGACGAGCGCATTTTCATCCTCGACGAGCAGCATCGCCTCACGCGCACCAACCGCATGATCTATCGCGTCGATTCGCCGGACGGCGTCGAGCGCTGGGCGGCGAGCAGCGCGCATTGGCAGCCCTGGCACCAGGCGCGCCCGACGATCCGCGCCCGCGTCATCACGCGCGACGGCGGCGAGCACCAGCTCGACCAGAAGCTGTTGCAGGACGCGGGCACGCGCGATCCGGCCGTCAACCAGGTGTACGACGACGATCACGTGCTCGAAGGGCCGTTGCCGGCGGTCGAGATCGGTTCGGTGGTCGAAGAGGAAATCACCGTACGCGACGAGCAGCCGTTCTTCGCGGCGGGCTCGGCGTATCGCGAATTCGTCGGCCGGCCCGTGCCGGTGATGCACACGCGCGTGATCATCGATGCCCCGGAGTCGCTGCCGCTCAAGCGCATGACCCGCCTCCTGCCCAATGCGCAGGTGAAGGAGACGCGCGCCGCCGGCCGCGTGCGCTGGGTGCTCGAGCAGGGTGCGCTCGACGAGATGAGCGAGGTGGCTTCGAACCTGCCCTCCGACACGCCTTCGTGGCCGAGCGTGGAGTTCTCGTCCGGCGCGTCGTGGCAGGCCGTGGCAGCTAACTACCGGCAGATGACGGAAGGCCGCATCCGCAGCGAGGACGCCAAGCCGTTGCTCGCGGGCCTGCGGGTGCCGCCGCGCCTGGGCGCCGCGAACGGCAGCGCCGGCGCCACCATCGGCTCGGGCTTCGCGGATTCGCTGCCGCACTCGCCGACGCGCGAATACATCGGCAAGGTGGTGGAGCGGCTGCATCGCGAAGTGCGCTACACGGGGGTGGAGTTCGGCGCGGCGCGGCTGATCCCGGAATACCCGTCCGAAACGCTGCGGCGCCGCTTCGGCGATTGCAAGGACAAATCCACCTTGTTGGTGGCGGCACTGCGCGCGTCGGGCATCGAGGCGTACCTGGCGCTGCTGGCCGCGGGCGACGATCAGGACATTTCGCCCGATCTGCCGGGCATGGGCATGTTCGATCACGCCATCGTCTACGTGCCGGGCGTGGAGGATCTGTGGATAGACGCCACGGCCGAATATTCACGCGTCGGCACGTTGCCGCCGCCCGACGCGGACCGTCTGGCGCTGGTCATCCGCGAGGGCACGACGGGGCTGATCCGCACGCCGGCGATGCGGTCGCTCGACAACCGCCAGATCGAAACGCGGGATTTTTTCCTCGCGGAATACGGCCCATCGCGCGTGATCGAGACCACGGAAACGCACGGCACGATCGAAGGCGAATATCGCGGCTGGTACGCGGGCCCGGACACGAAGGCGCGGCTCGACGATCTGAAGACCTACGCGCACGACGCGTATCGCGCCAAGGCGCTGCTCAACTACGAACACACGGCGAGCACGGACTTTTCGAAACCGTATTCCATGAGCATCGAGATGAAGGATGCGCCGATCGGCTTCACCGATCTGGAAACCGCGGCGGTGGGCATCAATGTGGCGAACATCGCCGCGCGGCTGCCGGAGTACTTCGACTCGCGTTTGGCGAAGGACGACGAGGAAGACCGCACGCGCACCGCGGATGTGGTGTTCGAGCCGTTCGTCACCGAATGGCGTTATCGCATCCAGCCGCCCGCGGGGTTCCAGGCGCGGCGCCTGCCGTCTAACAACATCGTGAAGCTGGGGCCCGCGGAGCTGATATCGGAGTTCAACGTGACGGCCGACGGCGCGGTGCACGCGTCCTGGCGCTTCGACACCATCAAGAGCCGCTACACGCTCGGTGAAACCGCGGCGCTGCTCAAGGCCTTGCGCGAGCTGACCGCGGCGGAAACGCTGCTGATCGCATTCGACCAGGTGGGCGTGGCCTTACGCGCCGACGGAGATTTCAAGGGCGCGTTGCAGGCGAACGACGCGCTGGTGGCGAAGTATCCGCGCAAGGCGGTGCATCACCTGCGCAGCGCGTCGGCCTTGCTGGACGCGGGCCTGGGTGCGCGTGCGCAGCGTGAAGCCTTGGCCGCCACGAAACTCGAGCCGAAGTCCGCGCTGGCGTGGAAACAGCTGGGCTGGGCGCTGCAACACGACGTGGTCGGCCGCCGTTTCGGTGCGGGTTACGACCGCGCGGGCGCGATCGCTGCGTATCGCAAGGCACGCGTGCTGGAGCCTTTGAACGCCGACATCGCCGCCGACCTCGCGGTGCTGCTCGAACACGATGCGGGCGGCGTGCGTTATTCGCCCTCGGCGAACATGAACGAAGCGATCGCGGAATACCAGGCGCGCCGCAAGATGCTGAGCGAGGACGACGCGAAGTCGGACGAGTTCGCCAACAACCTTTTTTATGCATTGCTGTACGCGAAGCGCTACGAGGAGCTGCGCGAGGCGTTGCGCAAGCAGCCTGCAAACGCGGCGCAGCGCGCGTTGTTGATCACGTCGGTGGCCGCGGAACAGGGCGGACCGGCGGCCATCGAGCTCGCGCGTGCGCTGGTCAGCGGCGAGACGGACCGGCGCAATGCACTGGCCAGCGCCGGAAGCATCCTCATGCGCCTGCGCGAATATTCGAGCGCCGCGGACCTCATCGAAGCGAGCACGCGCGGCCAGACGACCACGGCCGCCAACACGCAGCGCATCGCGATGCTGCGCAAGACGCAGCGGTTCGATGGTGCGTCGATTCAGCCGGTCGATCCGCGCGGCGTGGTGTTGCGTTCGTTCGTCGAGCTGTTGACGGCGGACGGAAGCGAGGCCGGGTTCCGCAAACTACTGAGCAAACGTGCGCAGGCGGCCAACGCGGAGGATTTCCGGCGTGCGCAACGCAGCCTCATCAACGCGCTGACACGGCAGGAGCTGCCGTTCGAAGTGGGCGCGGACCTGCTGTTCGGCAACGTGCGCGTGAACGTGGATGGCGATGACGCGCTGGGTTATCGCGTGCAGTTGCGCGCTGCCGGCGAGTCGCAGGGTTTCTACGTGGTTCAAGAGGGCGGGGCTTATCGCATTCTTACGGTGGCGCCGATGGCCGGGCCGCTCGGGGTGATGGCGCTGGAGCGCATCGACGCGAATGATTTCGGCGGCGCGCGCCGCTGGCTGGATTGGGCGCGTATGGAACTGCGCGCGGCGAATTCCGAGGATCCGCTGGAGGGGCCGGCGTTCGCCCGTGCCTGGACGGTGGGCGCGGAGGCGGACATTGCGGCGGCCCGCGCCGCGGCGGCGATGTTGTTAGCCGACTGCGCGATGGGTGAACGCGCGTTGCCGTTGCTGCTGGTGGCGCGGGCGGGCGCGGTCGAATCGACCGACAAGCTCAGCCTCGATCTCGCATTGGCGAAGGTGTACCTCGAGCTCGGCCAGTGGCCGCAGCTGCAGGAGGTCGCGACGCGGCTGGTGAAGGCCGTGCCGGCATCGGCGCTCGCGTTCCGGTATCAGCAATGGGCCGGCATCCAGTTGCGGCAGTGGGATGCGGTCGAAGTTGCATCGCGCGAACGGCTGGCGCGCCTGCCGGACGATTCCATCGCGCGCGAGATGCTGGTGCATCGAGCCGAGGCGCGCGGCGCGTTCGGTGAGATTCCCGCGATCATGCAGCCACTGCTGGATAGCGGGCGCGCGAGCGCGGCTGACTACAATCAATACGCGTGGTCGGCCTTACTGGCGCAGCCCGTGCCGGAGCAGGCGGTCGAGGCCGCGCGCATGGCGTACGACGAGTCACAGGGACGCAGCTTCGCGATCGCGCATACGCTGGCGTGCGTGTATGCTGCGAGCGGCAAACCCCGCGAGGCACGCGATCTGCTGCTGAAAGGGATGGAACAGCTCGGCATCGACAAGCCCGATGATTCGGCCTGGTATGGCTTCGGCCTGGTAGCCGAGGCGTATGGCGATGCGGGTTCCGCGCGCAGCTACTACGCGCACGTTCAGAAGCCGACGAAGGGCGTGATCCAGGCGAGCAGCGTGTATGCGCTGACGCAAGCGCGCCTAGCGGCCCTGCGGTGA
- a CDS encoding anti-sigma factor, translating to MKTANRELLDRLAAEYVLGTLRFRARRRFERWLLSPQVEALVKAWEERLSGLEPPLTAIAPPATVWQGIESRLELRKLGRAPVARYLALAASLLFVALLGVFAVQRFGGTVIKAPQLAATQKAFIQADPQTIYWRVELLGDNQELSMHVHVVHDLPPGKALELWALTASGTPVSLGLLPVTGDHHRALNPAQRSALHGAKQLAVTLEPAGGSPTGLPTGPVLHVAPLQAV from the coding sequence GTGAAGACTGCCAACCGTGAACTGCTGGACCGGCTCGCGGCGGAATACGTACTGGGCACGCTGCGATTTCGCGCGCGCCGGCGTTTCGAGCGCTGGCTGCTGTCGCCGCAGGTGGAGGCTCTGGTGAAGGCGTGGGAAGAAAGACTCTCGGGTCTCGAGCCGCCGCTCACGGCGATCGCGCCGCCGGCCACCGTGTGGCAGGGCATCGAGTCACGCCTCGAACTGCGCAAGCTCGGCCGCGCGCCGGTGGCGCGTTACCTCGCCCTTGCCGCGTCGCTGCTGTTCGTCGCGCTGCTCGGCGTGTTCGCCGTACAGCGGTTCGGCGGCACCGTCATCAAGGCGCCGCAGCTCGCGGCGACTCAGAAGGCGTTCATCCAGGCGGACCCGCAGACTATCTACTGGCGCGTCGAGCTGCTCGGCGACAACCAGGAGCTCAGCATGCACGTGCACGTGGTGCACGATCTGCCGCCGGGCAAAGCGCTCGAGTTGTGGGCGTTGACTGCGAGTGGCACGCCGGTGTCCCTGGGTCTGCTGCCGGTCACCGGCGACCACCACCGGGCCCTGAACCCCGCGCAGCGGTCCGCACTGCATGGCGCCAAGCAGTTGGCCGTCACCCTGGAGCCTGCCGGGGGCTCTCCAACGGGCTTGCCGACCGGTCCCGTGCTGCACGTCGCGCCGCTCCAGGCGGTGTGA
- a CDS encoding TCR/Tet family MFS transporter codes for MTSSRAALTFVLLSVFIDSLGFGIIIPSLPTVIMQLTGEPVSTAADWSGYLMAVYALLQFFMAPVFGNLSDRFGRRPLLLASLFAFGVDFLLTGMATSMLWLFIGRAFAGVFGASFSAAGAYIGDISDDSNRAKNFGFIGAAWGCGFTLGPVIGGFVAEHIDPRAPFFVAAGLAFANVAFGLFALPESLPVALRRPFDWKRANPFGAFKSLAHLPMVAGLLFAMFLYQIAHDSLPAVWMFYTQYKFGWTPAQMGLSLTFVGIMTVIVMGGLTGVVVPRLGERRAILLGFGLMTVGFLGYAFASQGWMIYAALAIGSLGGIANPAVQSVMSKQAGPSAQGELQGANASITSVAAVLSPLFMTQTFSYFSAADAPVHFPGAPYLVSGVLVFCCVLICARAVRLGA; via the coding sequence ATGACTTCATCACGCGCCGCACTCACCTTCGTCCTGCTGTCGGTATTCATCGACAGCCTGGGGTTCGGCATCATCATCCCGTCGCTGCCGACGGTGATCATGCAATTGACCGGTGAGCCGGTGAGCACCGCCGCCGACTGGAGCGGCTACCTGATGGCGGTGTACGCGCTGCTGCAGTTCTTCATGGCGCCGGTGTTCGGAAACTTGAGCGACCGGTTCGGGCGGCGGCCGTTGCTGCTGGCGTCGTTGTTCGCGTTCGGCGTGGATTTCCTGCTGACCGGCATGGCGACTTCCATGTTGTGGCTGTTCATCGGGCGCGCGTTCGCTGGCGTGTTCGGCGCGTCGTTCTCGGCGGCGGGCGCGTACATCGGTGACATCAGCGACGACAGCAATCGTGCCAAGAACTTCGGCTTCATCGGCGCGGCCTGGGGCTGCGGGTTCACGCTCGGGCCGGTGATCGGCGGATTCGTGGCGGAGCACATCGATCCGCGCGCGCCGTTTTTCGTGGCGGCGGGGCTGGCGTTTGCGAACGTGGCGTTTGGACTGTTCGCGTTGCCGGAGTCGCTGCCGGTCGCGTTGCGCCGCCCTTTCGATTGGAAACGTGCGAATCCATTTGGGGCGTTCAAGAGCCTGGCCCATCTACCGATGGTGGCGGGATTGTTGTTCGCGATGTTCCTGTACCAGATCGCGCACGACTCGCTGCCGGCGGTGTGGATGTTCTACACGCAGTACAAGTTCGGCTGGACACCGGCGCAGATGGGGTTGTCGCTCACGTTCGTGGGGATCATGACGGTGATCGTCATGGGGGGATTGACCGGCGTGGTGGTGCCGCGGCTCGGCGAGCGGCGGGCCATCCTGCTGGGGTTCGGATTGATGACGGTGGGTTTTCTCGGCTACGCGTTCGCGTCGCAGGGCTGGATGATTTACGCGGCGCTGGCGATCGGGTCGCTGGGCGGCATCGCGAACCCCGCTGTGCAGAGCGTGATGTCGAAGCAGGCCGGGCCGAGCGCGCAGGGAGAGCTGCAGGGCGCGAATGCGAGCATCACGAGCGTCGCGGCGGTGTTGTCGCCGCTCTTCATGACGCAGACGTTCAGCTATTTTTCCGCGGCGGATGCGCCGGTACATTTCCCCGGCGCGCCGTACCTCGTCTCCGGCGTGCTGGTGTTCTGCTGCGTGCTGATCTGCGCGCGGGCGGTGAGGTTGGGGGCGTAA
- a CDS encoding sigma-70 family RNA polymerase sigma factor, whose product MHRIDSLPPEIELAQLLQRCAARDPAAFRSLYDKTSPILFARLLRMLRRRSVAEEALQDVYVRIWERAAQFEAHRGRALAWMVTIARYCAIDLMRRERMTLVGDDALNDIADESVPDAIEKPNNFDFCIGQLNDNTRTCLTLAFVEGRSHDEIARATASPLGSVKSWIRRGLLSLKECLSSEGQPT is encoded by the coding sequence ATGCACCGGATAGACAGCCTGCCGCCGGAGATCGAGCTCGCCCAGCTCCTGCAGCGCTGTGCCGCCCGCGATCCGGCCGCCTTCCGCTCGCTGTACGACAAGACCTCGCCGATCCTGTTCGCCCGTCTGCTGCGCATGTTGCGCCGGCGCAGCGTGGCGGAAGAAGCCTTGCAGGACGTCTACGTGCGCATCTGGGAGAGGGCCGCGCAGTTCGAGGCGCACCGCGGCCGCGCACTCGCCTGGATGGTGACCATCGCGCGTTATTGCGCCATCGACCTCATGCGCCGCGAGCGCATGACACTGGTTGGCGACGACGCCTTGAACGACATTGCAGATGAATCCGTACCCGACGCGATCGAAAAGCCTAACAACTTCGATTTCTGCATCGGCCAGCTCAACGACAACACGCGTACCTGCCTCACGCTCGCCTTCGTCGAAGGCCGTTCGCACGATGAGATCGCGCGCGCCACGGCGAGCCCGCTCGGCAGCGTCAAGAGCTGGATCCGCCGTGGCCTGCTGAGCCTCAAGGAATGTCTCTCTTCCGAGGGGCAGCCCACGTGA